Genomic segment of Panicum virgatum strain AP13 chromosome 9N, P.virgatum_v5, whole genome shotgun sequence:
TGCATTGGCGCTTGGCCTGTCGGTCAAACTAGCTCACTGGCTACCTGACCGCTAATGGACCCGTGGGCCATCAGATGGGGAGGGGTGGGATGTGGGCTGCTATGATTTTTCAGCACGAAGTAGAAAACTAGAAGTTTGAAAACTTATTATTTTGTGTAATATTCGTATTTTTGCGCCATATACATATGATATACTACATATTTAAAAGGTTTTACCATAAACAAtgggtattcagttgaataccctTGCTATAAGGTAGGCTCGCCCCTGTATATACTTCTAAATTGCATTTCAGTTGTAGTTTTGTTTCATCCTAACGTAACTGGGTGAGATTTGTACTGACTATCTGTTCAGGCATGAAACACGTACGGGACAAAAGAAAATTGGGGCATTTATATTCTTACCCTTACTTCGAAGTGTAATATGATTTTGCCCCTATTTtcttaattttataattttgcCTTCTACTATTCACAAATCAATGCGATTATGGTCAAAACAAGAGCAAATACATAAAGATCAAAGGCAAAATCTCAATTACTCATGAAAAATAAAGGATAAAATCCTAATCCTAATCCtaacatcaacatcaacatcaacatcaacaaagccttttaatcccaagcaagttggggtaggctagagttgaAATCCAACGAAGACCATTATTCATGGTTCTGGCACGAGAATCGCGGCtttccaagcactcctatccaaggACAAATCTCTAGATATACTCCAGTCTTTCAAGTCTCTTCTAATTGTTTCTTCCCATGTCAACTTCGGCCGGCCCCTGcctctgtgacaccctaggtgtctgcacaataaaaaCTGCATTTGTTTgctatgcttcatgtgtgaattgTTTGAACAAGGGcttaatttaaatttataaggacctttgtgtaatttTGAATTAATGTAgggggttctgtgaggctctggttttccttttgctgaaaagcaataaagagtatgaaaAGTTgagcaactttcatgttgagcacttttccatttgagctttagtttaaaagttatccttgttttttatttaggtccctggaaatttcagaaattgcaaaacaATCTGTTTTCTCCTTCCCCAGCTTCCCTCTCTGCTCTCTCACCGCCGGCGTGTCGCCGCGCCAcccgccgctctgggccgcctTCCTGGCCACCTCTTgctcgcgctggcgcccacgcgtcgcgctgctcctcctccaccaccctTTGCTCGCGCTGGTGCCCCcctgccgtgccacgcgcccccgccgagcccaacagccgccacctcgccatcgcggtggcgagctcgctgcAGAGCCCCAGGTCTCCAACTCTCGCGCGCAGCGACACCAGGAAGACCCCTTCACGCTATCTCGCACGCTCTCTCTCCAGTTCCCCGACCCCAATCCTCAGaacagcgccgccgtccgctcaAGCCCCGGACagcgtcaacgggtatacgtagcccactttagctagactgtgtaaggttctgtgaggctctggtttttcttttgttgaaaagcaataaagtgtatgtccttactttcaagttttagcttttaatattctagttgattaaccattctatgtaagtaACTACTATTCAATCTgataggtatatccactccccggtccaatcggctactaggcttaccgcgtaccatatttacggcatgtggttagtatattcaaaaaattaaccagcactaccacacaccgcgaccttagcaagttcatcaacacagacgcaaacgcacttcaaacggaataattcttggtctgtcgggtaacgtcccgatacaaccaccggttctcggatcgaacgagcataccccgcacgaaggcgagtccagagatattacaaccacaattttacaacacataattcaggtggttctgccacagcctcTCATATTACCGTCGTGCTTTAGGATACCACTATGCACTAGTGCCTTTGGCGatctccgttggacatgtccagaCCATCTCAGCCGGTGTTGTATAAGCTTTTCTAATCTTAATCctaaagttaaaaaaataagagaaaaaACCACAATTGCACTTCAAAGCAGGGGCAAGAACACCAAAAAGCAAAAAAATTCTATCAAATGCAGATAACATGACTTTAGCTTAATTTTGCTGCTCTGAGTTACGATGGTCAGAAACAATCGGTAGTTAGAAGAGCTAGGTGACTGATTCCACATGATTGACTAGTACCTTTATGTCTTTAACCAGTGGACAGGTTAAAGTCAGCGAAGTCGTACAAGGATTTCATATACTTGTATAGCATGCAAGATGTATATTTGAATACAGAACCGCACATGTATAAACTTCAAGGGTTTGGTATTTCAAATGTTTTCTACTTAAGTAGAGATAATACGAGTACGACTGGGCATTAAATTTTCTGCGCTGAATTACGATGGTCAGAAACAATCGGTATTTACATGAAAAGCTAGGTGGAGCAGCTAGTAACAGGGGACTGAATAATTTGAAGTTCTTTAAACTGAACAAATTTCTATAAAGCAAGATTCCACATGCTGTCACATAAATTATTCCCATTATAAACCAATTACAGAGGAAAAGGATGAAATGAAGATTCGAGCAACCATTCATCAAACCACTAATTTCTTTCCAGTGCCCACTGATCAAACCTGCAGCAAGACAAAAATCTGTTTCAGTTTATGTGGAACTCAAAAGGCCAAGCATATTTGCCATTCTGGCATCATGTTAGAAACTCAGGATAAACACACACCCATATGTGGCTCGCAATATAAAAAAGTAAAGGAATAACTACTGAAAAAATCATCAAGAATGACAAACAGGATCTTTGTAAATGCAACAGTTAGAACAATGATAGCATTAGGCAAAAACAGTAAACGTAAAAGCACAAGCAACTTAAGACTTTGATAGAGTTAACCAAGTTCGTTTCAGTAAAAAGGAAACATGAATAATGACAAAGTTGATAGCACTAGAAATTACCACCGCTAGGATGaattaataagaatatttacAGAAGGAATATATCAGCTACAAGGATTTGGAAAGTGTGCTCACCTACTTACAAATTCAAGAAAGTTTCACATCTGTCCACTAAATCCGAACATGTCCGGGTTCACTATGTCTGCACTGTTTCCAATGTTGTGGCTCAAGTTGTTAGTTGGAGACTCAACCTCATCCACTGCAAAGCGGGTTGGAATGCAAGTACCTTTCCCAACAAACTCATGATTCCTCCCTCGTCCTTGATCAGGCAACTTCCCAAGGGTCACATTGGAACTCTGGTAGTTAGATGAAGTGGAGCCAGGGTAGCCTTGCCCAAGATTATTTCCACAACTATCAATATCTTGTGAAGGAGACCAGCTGCCTGTAACATCATTTGGGTTTGGCAATAAACCGTACTGTGGATTTTTGGACTGAGACAGCAAGCCAGAGTCCACGCTGGTGCTGCCACCGATATAGCCATAACTTCGACTCAGTGAGTCAGTGCTCTCAGTCTTCAGAACACCTGGTGGTCTTGAGCTAACTCCCATAGCATTCTGATTAACCACATAAGGATTATTCCCACTTTGAAAATTACTAATGCCTGGTGAAGGCACTGCATTTGAGCTGCGGTTCAGGAGACCAGGAAGGTTTGTTCCATGGGTACTAATCAAAGGCTGACTTGTTGAAGCTTGATTAACCATATCAATTCCACCCAACAGACTGTTTGATGGTGAAGACGATGCAAGGACAGGTTCATGTTTCATGGATGGAGAAATGGATGCCAGAAAACTTTGTGATTGTGAAGGTATCACCAAGGGATTTTGATTAGGCGAGATACCCTCACTAGCCGGGAATGCATTTAATGATTGAGAGGGCATAACTATGCCAGAAGGTTTGACATCAATATTGTGAAGGGTTCCTGACAGCAAGGAGTCTGGCTGTTGTTGCAATTCATGCAATAGCAAATTGCTATTTTGAGAATTGTTCACATTTCCCAACACGCTTGGTGAATCAGTCATACCAAGTTTGTTATTCGGCCAAGCTCCAAAAGATGGCAATCCTCCAACACCTGGGCTGCTTTGAGGGAATGCCCCATACGTGTTATTCGGACACTTGTATATGGGTTGACCAAATGCTATTTCTCTCTCTCCATGGGGCTTGTTTCCTTTGATTGCAGCAAGTTGTAAAGATGACTGGTCCCTTCCAGGCAACGCCAAACTGCTTGTTGGTCGACCTAGGAGTTCATCCTGCAAAGCAGCCAGAGCCTGAGGAGGGATCTGACCGGAAGCAGCCAAAGCTTGGAATTCCAATCCCCCTAGTGGGGCAACTTTAGTACTAGAAGCAGGCGCAACAAATGGATGAGGTATTCCTGCATGATGCTGAGCTATTCTCTTCAGATAGAGTCTGAATTTCTGCACATAGAGAAAATTCTATCACTATTTAACGTAATTTATACCATGTCTTCAGCTACGAAAAGGAAAGAGGCTAACAGGATTAGTTGGACTTGAAGCTCAACAGATAAGACAATAGAAATTGATAAAGCTAATGGAAAGTCATCCATAGTGCTATTTAAAAGGAGGATAGGTGACCCTCATTTaagaaaattttcagagcaatgCCAGCAGTTAAACATTTATGAAAATGCTGCCAAAAGCTGTTTATGTTTCGATGAAGTGTTGCATGGAGAGTTTTGCCCTCATTTAAGAACAGTTACCAACATATTTTCACAATGTTCTTGGTCAAAAAATTTACAGTTTGACTCTTTTATGCAATTACATTGCATTCTACAACAAAAGAATGGAGAAGccctgaaacaataaaaaaaagctTAAGTTACTCAAATCTGAGTTCAGTATGGCAGAAAGCCCTCTATTTATATCACTAACAAAGCCAGATTGAAGTTAGGTAGAGCACTGAGGCGCAAAATGTGCAGAACCTCAAGTGGCAAAATCATGTGAAGGTATACTCAAAAAGGTAATGCAATCAGAAGGCCAGAATGAAAACCTGCAAATGGCTGGCAACATTTTCCCTAGTTAAGCCAGGGACATTCATCAACTCCAAAATTTTCTTCGGAACAGCTTCTGcagaaaatataaaataaatgtaAGCAGGATGCTTGAGAGATGACTTAGTTTCAAGGGTCAGGTTTTTAACAGTAATCAACAGCACTCAAAATCAATCAAGAACACACATAACTGGCAATATGAATTACAGCAATTTACCATCTATAAAATAAAAGAACTATAAAAGCAAGCAGCAAAAGCTTACTGTCTATTCCAAGGTGATTGACTGCATTTACAAATTGTTGATGAAGCTCAACTGACCAAACAACTCTTGGTTTCTTTGATGTAGAAGAAGGATCACCATTTTCAAGATCAGCTTCATcctcttctttctctcttttctttttctgagaTTTCCAACTACCATCGCCGCCATCATTCGCAGAGGAAGCATATTCATTATCATTATTGGTTGGTCTGTTACGATCAGTGTCATCTAGGCTACCTGAATGCTCATGATCCTTGTTTTCATTGAATTTTTTCCTAACAACATGCTGC
This window contains:
- the LOC120688343 gene encoding two-component response regulator ORR21-like isoform X1, with translation MAEARGGDFPVGMKVLVVDDDPTCLVVLKRMLLECRYDVTTCPQATRALTMLRENRRGFDVIISDVHMPDMDGFRLLEHVGLEMDLPVIMMSADSRTDIVMKGIKHGACDYLIKPVRMEELKNIWQHVVRKKFNENKDHEHSGSLDDTDRNRPTNNDNEYASSANDGGDGSWKSQKKKREKEEDEADLENGDPSSTSKKPRVVWSVELHQQFVNAVNHLGIDKAVPKKILELMNVPGLTRENVASHLQKFRLYLKRIAQHHAGIPHPFVAPASSTKVAPLGGLEFQALAASGQIPPQALAALQDELLGRPTSSLALPGRDQSSLQLAAIKGNKPHGEREIAFGQPIYKCPNNTYGAFPQSSPGVGGLPSFGAWPNNKLGMTDSPSVLGNVNNSQNSNLLLHELQQQPDSLLSGTLHNIDVKPSGIVMPSQSLNAFPASEGISPNQNPLVIPSQSQSFLASISPSMKHEPVLASSSPSNSLLGGIDMVNQASTSQPLISTHGTNLPGLLNRSSNAVPSPGISNFQSGNNPYVVNQNAMGVSSRPPGVLKTESTDSLSRSYGYIGGSTSVDSGLLSQSKNPQYGLLPNPNDVTGSWSPSQDIDSCGNNLGQGYPGSTSSNYQSSNVTLGKLPDQGRGRNHEFVGKGTCIPTRFAVDEVESPTNNLSHNIGNSADIVNPDMFGFSGQM
- the LOC120688343 gene encoding two-component response regulator ORR21-like isoform X2 — translated: MLASVSCFVTTCPQATRALTMLRENRRGFDVIISDVHMPDMDGFRLLEHVGLEMDLPVIMMSADSRTDIVMKGIKHGACDYLIKPVRMEELKNIWQHVVRKKFNENKDHEHSGSLDDTDRNRPTNNDNEYASSANDGGDGSWKSQKKKREKEEDEADLENGDPSSTSKKPRVVWSVELHQQFVNAVNHLGIDKAVPKKILELMNVPGLTRENVASHLQKFRLYLKRIAQHHAGIPHPFVAPASSTKVAPLGGLEFQALAASGQIPPQALAALQDELLGRPTSSLALPGRDQSSLQLAAIKGNKPHGEREIAFGQPIYKCPNNTYGAFPQSSPGVGGLPSFGAWPNNKLGMTDSPSVLGNVNNSQNSNLLLHELQQQPDSLLSGTLHNIDVKPSGIVMPSQSLNAFPASEGISPNQNPLVIPSQSQSFLASISPSMKHEPVLASSSPSNSLLGGIDMVNQASTSQPLISTHGTNLPGLLNRSSNAVPSPGISNFQSGNNPYVVNQNAMGVSSRPPGVLKTESTDSLSRSYGYIGGSTSVDSGLLSQSKNPQYGLLPNPNDVTGSWSPSQDIDSCGNNLGQGYPGSTSSNYQSSNVTLGKLPDQGRGRNHEFVGKGTCIPTRFAVDEVESPTNNLSHNIGNSADIVNPDMFGFSGQM